One genomic window of Gossypium hirsutum isolate 1008001.06 chromosome D11, Gossypium_hirsutum_v2.1, whole genome shotgun sequence includes the following:
- the LOC107913114 gene encoding protein MAINTENANCE OF MERISTEMS-like, translating into MLSPQPWLNSECSPTGIAMARLIRSDIRHISDAANNADSFRVLRGRVSVLKIAPDARLMPYLELAGFGLVALIRSSDLRFNLLSALVERWRPETHTFHFPCGECTVTLEDVAVQLGLPIDESPVTGVSSFTDPAALCYQLLGESPEDGDKYFSGIKFTWLKAKIGQLLATATEGELMCAARA; encoded by the exons ATGCTCTCGCCTCAGCCATGGTTGAATTCGGAATGTTCTCCTACAG gcatcgcaatggctCGATTGATTCGAAGCGATATTAGACACATATCTGATGCGGCTAATAACgcg GACTCGTTCCGAGTATTAAGGGGTCGTGTGAGTGTTTTAAAGATAGCTCCGGATGCACGATTGATGCCGTACCTGGAGCTAGCCGGATTTGGGTTAGTAGCATTGATCCGGTCCTCTGACTTGCGCTTTAATTTATTATCTGCGCTAGTGGAGCGGTGGCGTCCGGAGACGCACACTTTCCATTTTCCGTGCGGGGAGTGCACGGTGACCTTGGAGGATGTTGCAGTGCAGCTTGGGCTCCCAATTGACGAGAGTCCCGTAACGGGAGTATCTTCATTCACCGATCCGGCTGCACTTTGCTATCAACTCCTAGGAGAGTCGCCAGAGGACGGTGATAAATATTTTTCCGGTATAAAATTTACATGGCTAAAAGCCAAAATTGGACAATTATTAGCGACCGCCACTGAAGGTGAGTTGATGTGCGCTGCTCGAGCGTAA
- the LOC107913113 gene encoding STS14 protein codes for MACLLFAVLVLAISHNMVQEVAAAASPGSRAPSVLPSAARKFLAAHNQARAAVGVGPLKWSTQLVNAASLLARYQRNKMGCQFANLTDHKLGANQLWDSGAAVTPGMAVDTWVKEKSYYDYASNSCAPDHMCGVYKQVVWKNSSELGCAQATCKDQTSLTICFYNPPGNYVGERPY; via the coding sequence ATGGCCTGCCTCTTGTTTGCGGTTCTAGTACTAGCTATTAGCCATAACATGGTCCAGGAGGTAGCTGCAGCAGCAAGCCCTGGTTCCAGGGCTCCATCAGTCTTGCCAAGTGCAGCCAGGAAATTCCTGGCAGCACACAACCAAGCAAGAGCTGCAGTTGGGGTTGGACCTCTCAAGTGGAGTACGCAACTAGTCAATGCCGCCAGCCTCCTCGCGAGATACCAAAGAAACAAAATGggttgtcagtttgcaaacctgACAGATCACAAGTTAGGAGCAAACCAGTTATGGGATAGTGGAGCTGCAGTTACCCCAGGAATGGCAGTGGATACATGGGTGAAAGAGAAGAGTTACTATGATTATGCTAGCAATTCTTGCGCACCGGATCATATGTGCGGAGTTTACAAGCAAGTGGTTTGGAAGAACTCATCAGAGCTGGGGTGTGCTCAAGCTACATGCAAGGACCAAACCAGCTTAACTATTTGTTTCTATAATCCTCCAGGAAATTATGTAGGAGAAAGACCATACTAA